A stretch of Carya illinoinensis cultivar Pawnee chromosome 14, C.illinoinensisPawnee_v1, whole genome shotgun sequence DNA encodes these proteins:
- the LOC122294742 gene encoding protein-tyrosine sulfotransferase-like isoform X1 — protein MRLMDHTLQFSLLLTLLGFASILANASPMKNNFGHCERVVKKWAVSSLDPEVNEDKHTLRDLLFFLHVPRTGGRTYFHCFLRKLYSKSLECPRSYDKLRFDPSKTKCRLLVTHDDYSMMSKLPSHRTSVVTILRNPVERVFSTYEFSIEVGARFLVHPNLTSATQMAERLRSKMRGVSTLDIWPWKYLVPWMREDLFARRDARRRRGSDDMQSNGAYDMEEIVMPLHEYINSPIALDIVHNGATFQVAGLTNNSYLEESHEVRHCVQKYEILGEHVLQVAKKRLDDMLYVGLTEEHRESATMFANVVGAQVISQWGALNMSMESVANNKSEQSSSFSISELENDDHQNSSIDHNSGQVTSTENDEATKQNMTVDRLMEAYEVCISSLRKEQAHRRTASLKRISPANFSKEGRLQVPGVILEQIRSLNRLDLELYKYAQDIFEKRHKHSMEKLFAIERWGSMFNNLDGAGFWKVYLLASTLILLFLFLFLFVNARRRTSKVKS, from the exons ATGAGGTTGATGGATCATACTCTACAATTCTCACTGTTGCTGACGCTTCTGGGCTTCG CTTCAATACTCGCAAATGCTTCTCCTATGAAGAATAATTTTGGGCATTGTGAACGGGTGGTAAAAAAGTGGGCAGTTTCTTCCCTTGATCCAGAAGTCAATGAAGACAAGCACACATTGCgagatttacttttttttctccatGTCCCCAGAACCGGAGGCAGAACATATTTCCATTG CTTCTTGAGAAAGCTGTACTCTAAATCTCTGGAATGCCCCCGTTCTTATGATAAGCTGCGGTTTGATCCGAG CAAGACAAAGTGCAGGTTGTTGGTTACTCATGATGACTATAGTATGATGTCCAAACTTCCCAGTCATAGAACTTCTGTGGTGACGATACTTAGGAATCCAGTTGAACGTGTTTTCAGTACTTATGAATTTTCAATTGAGGTGGGAGCTAGATTTTTGGTGCATCCGAACTTAACATCTGCTACACAAATGGCTGAGCGCTTGCGTTCTAAGATGAGAGGAGTTAGTACACTGGATATATGGCCATGGAAGTATTTGGTTCCGTGGATGAGAGAAGACCTCTTTGCTAGG AGAGATGCTAGAAGACGAAGGGGTTCAGATGACATGCAGAGCAATGGCGCATATGACATGGAGGAGATTGTTATGCCATTACATGAATACATCAACAGCCCTATAGCACTTGATATTGTTCACAATGGGGCCACATTCCAG GTTGCAGGATTGACAAATAACTcatatctagaggaatcgcatGAGGTGCGCCATTGTGTACAGAAGTATGAGATTCTTGGTGAACATGTGCTTCAAGTTGCAAAG AAGAGGTTAGATGATATGTTATATGTTGGGCTCACTGAGGAACACAGAGAATCTGCAACAATGTTTGCCAATGTAGTTGGTGCGCAGGTGATTTCCCAGTGGGGAGCATTGAACATGAGTATGGAGAGTGTAGCTAACAACAAATCAG AACAGAGCTCTTCGTTCTCAATTTCTGAGCTTGAAAATGATGACCATCAG AATAGCAGCATTGACCACAACTCAGGTCAGGTGACTTCAACTGAAAATGACGAAGCAACAAAACAAAAT ATGACGGTGGACAGACTCATGGAAGCTTATGAAGTCTGCATCTCCAGTTTAAGAAAGGAGCAAGCACACCGACGCACTGCTTCTCTGAAGAGAATTTcccctgcaaacttttccaaagaG GGACGTCTTCAGGTTCCTGGAGTGATTCTCGAGCAGATAAGATCACTTAACAGACTTGATTTGGAGCTCTACAAGTATGCTCAAGACATTTTTGAAAAGCGGCACAAACATTCAATGGAGAAGCTTTTTGCTATA GAGAGGTGGGGGAGCATGTTTAACAACTTAGATGGAGCTGGGTTCTGGAAAGTATATCTGTTGGCCTCGACCCTTATCTTACTCTttctatttctctttctttttgtaaatgcAAGAAGAAGAACATCAAAAGTTAAATCTTAA
- the LOC122294742 gene encoding protein-tyrosine sulfotransferase-like isoform X2 gives MRLMDHTLQFSLLLTLLGFASILANASPMKNNFGHCERVVKKWAVSSLDPEVNEDKHTLRDLLFFLHVPRTGGRTYFHCFLRKLYSKSLECPRSYDKLRFDPSKTKCRLLVTHDDYSMMSKLPSHRTSVVTILRNPVERVFSTYEFSIEVGARFLVHPNLTSATQMAERLRSKMRGVSTLDIWPWKYLVPWMREDLFARRDARRRRGSDDMQSNGAYDMEEIVMPLHEYINSPIALDIVHNGATFQVAGLTNNSYLEESHEVRHCVQKYEILGEHVLQVAKKRLDDMLYVGLTEEHRESATMFANVVGAQVISQWGALNMSMESVANNKSEQSSSFSISELENDDHQNSSIDHNSGQVTSTENDEATKQNMTVDRLMEAYEVCISSLRKEQAHRRTASLKRISPANFSKEGRLQVPGVILEQIRSLNRLDLELYKYAQDIFEKRHKHSMEKLFAILHILDWIT, from the exons ATGAGGTTGATGGATCATACTCTACAATTCTCACTGTTGCTGACGCTTCTGGGCTTCG CTTCAATACTCGCAAATGCTTCTCCTATGAAGAATAATTTTGGGCATTGTGAACGGGTGGTAAAAAAGTGGGCAGTTTCTTCCCTTGATCCAGAAGTCAATGAAGACAAGCACACATTGCgagatttacttttttttctccatGTCCCCAGAACCGGAGGCAGAACATATTTCCATTG CTTCTTGAGAAAGCTGTACTCTAAATCTCTGGAATGCCCCCGTTCTTATGATAAGCTGCGGTTTGATCCGAG CAAGACAAAGTGCAGGTTGTTGGTTACTCATGATGACTATAGTATGATGTCCAAACTTCCCAGTCATAGAACTTCTGTGGTGACGATACTTAGGAATCCAGTTGAACGTGTTTTCAGTACTTATGAATTTTCAATTGAGGTGGGAGCTAGATTTTTGGTGCATCCGAACTTAACATCTGCTACACAAATGGCTGAGCGCTTGCGTTCTAAGATGAGAGGAGTTAGTACACTGGATATATGGCCATGGAAGTATTTGGTTCCGTGGATGAGAGAAGACCTCTTTGCTAGG AGAGATGCTAGAAGACGAAGGGGTTCAGATGACATGCAGAGCAATGGCGCATATGACATGGAGGAGATTGTTATGCCATTACATGAATACATCAACAGCCCTATAGCACTTGATATTGTTCACAATGGGGCCACATTCCAG GTTGCAGGATTGACAAATAACTcatatctagaggaatcgcatGAGGTGCGCCATTGTGTACAGAAGTATGAGATTCTTGGTGAACATGTGCTTCAAGTTGCAAAG AAGAGGTTAGATGATATGTTATATGTTGGGCTCACTGAGGAACACAGAGAATCTGCAACAATGTTTGCCAATGTAGTTGGTGCGCAGGTGATTTCCCAGTGGGGAGCATTGAACATGAGTATGGAGAGTGTAGCTAACAACAAATCAG AACAGAGCTCTTCGTTCTCAATTTCTGAGCTTGAAAATGATGACCATCAG AATAGCAGCATTGACCACAACTCAGGTCAGGTGACTTCAACTGAAAATGACGAAGCAACAAAACAAAAT ATGACGGTGGACAGACTCATGGAAGCTTATGAAGTCTGCATCTCCAGTTTAAGAAAGGAGCAAGCACACCGACGCACTGCTTCTCTGAAGAGAATTTcccctgcaaacttttccaaagaG GGACGTCTTCAGGTTCCTGGAGTGATTCTCGAGCAGATAAGATCACTTAACAGACTTGATTTGGAGCTCTACAAGTATGCTCAAGACATTTTTGAAAAGCGGCACAAACATTCAATGGAGAAGCTTTTTGCTATA CTGCATATACTGGATTGGATTACCTGA
- the LOC122293591 gene encoding zinc finger BED domain-containing protein RICESLEEPER 1-like — protein MLAAALEFKEVFPRYGDRDQGFNYVPSVEDWTKVENVCQILAVFNEVTNIISGTEYPTANLFLPEVWRIKEVLNNKSLDLNDYIRAMVVKMNTKFDKYWGECNLLMAMVAVLDPRFKMMLVQFCFPVIYSEPEATRNIDTILRILYELYDEYAEDYNLANVESSGHENARDIDSSCSGSINVVGKNVMSVKSIFESFVRRNDTVRVVKSDLDVYLEECVYICSEDSDLQFDALEWWKVNDLKYRILSKMARDILSIPIITVALKSTFSAGGRVIDPYRASMSVETVEMLLCGADWVRVDGDWHLASF, from the exons ATGCTAGCTGCAGCCTTAGAGTTTAAGGAAGTCTTTCCGAGATATGGTGATAGAGATCAAGGCTTTAATTATGTTCCAAGTGTTGAGGATTGGACTAAAGTGGAAAATGTCTGTCAAATTTTGGCAGTTTTTAATGAGGTTACAAACATTATCTCAGGAACTGAGTATCCAACTGCTAACTTATTCCTTCCTGAGGTATGGAGAATAAAAGAGGTGTTGAACAATAAGTCTCTTGACCTAAATGATTACATACGAGCAATGGTTGTGAagatgaatacaaaatttgataaatattggggggaaTGTAATTTGCTTATGGCAATGGTTGCTGTTTTGGATCCAAGGTTCAAGATGATGCTAGTTCAATTCTGTTTTCCAGTAATTTATTCAGAACCCGAAGCCACTAGAAACATAGACACCATCTTGAGAATCTTATATGAGCTGTATGATGAGTATGCTGAAGATTATAATTTAGCTAATGTGGAGTCAAGTGGACATGAAAATGCTCGAGACATAGATTCTTCTTGTAGTGGCTCTATCAATGTTGTGGGGAAGAATGTGATGAGTGTCAAGTCTATATTTGAATCATTCGTTAGAAGGAATGATACCGTTCGTGTAGTGAAATCTGATTTGGATGTTTATTTAGAGGAATGTGTCTATATTTGTAGTGAGGATTCAGATTTACAATTTGATGCCTTGGAGTGGTGGAAGGTTAATGATCTAAAATACCGCATTTTATCTAAGATGGCACGTGATATTTTGTCAATTCCAATTATTACAGTGGCTTTAAAATCTACATTTAGTGCTGGTGGTAGAGTAATTGATCCTTATCGTGCATCAATGTCTGTTGAAACAGTAGAAATGTTATTATGTGGAGCTGACTGGGTTCGG GTTGATGGTGATTGGCATTTGGctagtttttaa